The following coding sequences are from one Nilaparvata lugens isolate BPH chromosome 6, ASM1435652v1, whole genome shotgun sequence window:
- the LOC120351990 gene encoding uncharacterized protein LOC120351990 has product MCNFDPDTFGRTNPDLKLDGIILPRVSKFKYLGSVISDDDKITADITHRTTSACNRWREQTSVFCDPRMPIRTKGRVYKTCIRPALLYGGETWASLQTHEQKLHTTEMRMLRWSGGVSLKDKIRNEHVGGSFKVAPIAEKLKEFRLRWYGHVMRGPDDHVVKKSLSMATQTRKRGRPKTTWMTNVQKDMKIWIFLQTMPIIRRNGASGLVMPTLHNGKWRG; this is encoded by the coding sequence ATGTGCAACTTCGACCCAGACACATTTGGTAGGACAAATCCAGATCTCAAACTAGATGGCATCATACTACCTAGAGTGAGCAAATTCAAATACCTAGGGTCAGTAATTTCAGACGATGACAAAATAACAGCAGATATAACACATAGAACAACATCTGCATGTAACAGATGGCGCGAGCAAACAAGTGTATTTTGTGATCCAAGAATGCCCATTAGAACAAAAGGCAGGGTCTACAAAACATGCATACGACCGGCTTTACTTTATGGAGGCGAAACATGGGCTTCGTTGCAAACACATGAGCAAAAGCTTCATACTACGGAAATGCGCATGCTGCGGTGGTCAGGAGGAGTTAGCCTTAAAGATAAAATCCGTAATGAACATGTAGGTGGCAGTTTTAAGGTAGCGCCTATTGCTGAGAAACTTAAAGAGTTCAGGCTGAGATGGTATGGTCATGTTATGCGAGGACCCGACGATCACGTGGTGAAAAAGAGCCTCTCCATGGCTACACAAACAAGAAAAAGAGGTAGGCCAAAAACTACCTGGATGACGAATGTCCAGAAGGACATGAAAATTTGGATCTTTCTACAAACGATGCCTATAATCAGAAGGAATGGCGCCTCAGGATTGGTAATGCCGACCCTGCATAACGGCAAGTGGCGAGGataa
- the LOC111052060 gene encoding ABC transporter G family member 23, which translates to MEPEENKMTTIDTGSSSPANREPAITVRNAYKRYGPQNVILKGLNMTVPEGSIYGLLGPSGCGKTTLLSCIVGRNELDSGEITVKSCTRREIGYMPQELAIYQEFSIYETLAYYGFLFGMTKKQILKRTEELLEFLELPPRDRTVDTLSGGQQRRLSFSIALLHDPKLLILDEPTVGVDPVLSHSIWQHLVMMTTQQHKTVIITTHYIEEARQAHTIGLMRGGILLAEEPPLQLIMRNNSSNLEQAFLELSKKQSATGYDDDNSEFKDYPPKTEQKPTLKSDSQLTARRVRAQLAKTMYWMQRNLAIMAFLIVLPIVQCVLFNLTIGRDPLNLHLAVVDEELENGLAECDTLPVHGCYIHLPLSCRYLDRLKEKTIKMIEFEDIESARHAVEKNDAWGLLYFSNNYSESLMERLNYSHRATDEALDWSEINIWMDMSNQYIGNLLKRDLIFTFIDFLKSIYSDCGWPARAAGVPIDLREAVYGQNNPSFVHFTAPAIIGLFVFYLPMMFTVGAILMEKRSGILERTRVAGMTMIELMTSHIFVQFLLLALQTAIMMVILFVIFDNPLVGSISLALGLLALIGVNGMCYGFMCAVICDSEIAATLMGLGSFFPLVLLSGMVWPMEGMHYVLRWMGWLLPLTLSTESFRAISARNWPFSHPSVWRGFVSQVFWIIYFLSVTFVIVKLKKGLRGAA; encoded by the exons ATATGGTTTATTGGGCCCTAGCGGTTGTGGAAAAACAACATTACTCAGTTGTATAGTCGGCAGAAATGAATTGGATTCCGGAGAAATCACTGTCAAGTCATGCACGAGGAGAGAAATAGGATATATGCCTCAG GAACTAGCCATTTACCAAGAATTTAGTATATACGAGACTCTGGCCTACTACGGTTTTCTATTCGGAATGACGAAAAAGCAAATCCTCAAAAGGACAGAAGAGCTTCTAGAGTTTTTAGAGTTACCACCCAGGGATAGAACAGTTGATACACTGAG TGGTGGACAGCAAAGGAGGCTTTCCTTCTCAATTGCTCTTCTGCACGATCCAAAACTTCTCATTCTAGATGAGCCTACAGTAGGAGTCGATCCCGTTCTAAGTCATAG TATTTGGCAACATCTAGTCATGATGACAACACAACAACATAAAACTGTGATAATCACCACACATTATATTGAAGAGGCTCGACAAGCACATACT ATTGGCTTGATGCGAGGAGGAATCCTATTGGCTGAAGAGCCGCCACTGCAGCTCATCATGAGGAACAACAGCAGCAATCTCGAGCAGGCGTTCTTAGAATTAAGTAAAAAGCAATCAGCAACTGGATACGACGATGACAATTCC GAGTTCAAAGACTATCCACCAAAGACTGAACAGAAACCTACCCTGAAGTCGGACAGTCAGTTGACTGCGAGGAGAGTGAGGGCCCAGCTAGCTAAAACTATGTATTGGATGCAGAGGAATCTAGC AATCATGGCATTCTTGATAGTCCTGCCAATTGTGCAGTGCGTTCTGTTCAACCTGACAATAGGCCGAGACCCGCTGAATCTGCACCTGGCCGTCGTCGACGAAGAACTGGAAAACGGATTGGCTGAATGCGACACTCTGCCTGTACATGGCTGTTACATACACTTACCGCTCAGCTGCAGATACTTGGATCGATTGAAAGAGAAAACAATCAAAATG ATTGAGTTTGAAGACATAGAATCAGCGAGACACGCAGTTGAGAAGAACGATGCATGGGGTCTGCTGTACTTCAGCAACAACTACTCAGAGAGCCTCATGGAGAGACTCAACTACTCTCACCGTGCCACTGACGAGGCACTCGATTGGAGTGAAATCAACATTTGGATGGACATGTCAA ATCAATACATTGGAAATCTGTTGAAGCGAGATTTGATATTCAcgtttattgatttcttgaAATCGATTTATAGTGACTGTGGTTGGCCTGCCAGAGCTGCTGGTGTTCCAATAGAT CTTAGAGAAGCGGTCTATGGTCAGAACAATCCAAGTTTTGTGCACTTCACTGCTCCTGCTATCATTGGATT GTTCGTTTTCTATCTTCCTATGATGTTCACTGTTGGTGCCATTTTGATGGAGAAGAGATCTGGTATTTTGGAAAGGACTAGGGTAGCAG GTATGACAATGATTGAATTGATGACATCGCATATTTTCGTTCAATTCCTTCTTTTGGCTCTGCAAACGGCGATCATGATGGTGATTCTATTCGTGATCTTCGACAATCCACTGGTTGGCAGCATCAGTCTTGCACTGGGGCTTTTGGCTCTCATTGGTGTCAATGGAATGTGCTATG GTTTCATGTGTGCAGTTATTTGCGATTCAGAAATTGCTGCCACTCTCATGGGACTTGGAAGCTTCTTTCCCTTGGTTCTACTGAGTG GTATGGTGTGGCCGATGGAGGGGATGCACTACGTTCTGAGATGGATGGGATGGCTGCTACCTCTCACTCTATCAACCGAATCTTTCCGAGCGATTTCCGCCAGAAACTGGCCTTTCTCTCACCCGTCAGTGTGGCGAGGCTTTGTGTCACAAGTATTCTGGATTATCTATTTCCTTTCGGTTACGTTTGTAATAGTCAAACTGAAGAAGGGACTGAGAGGTGCTGCCTGA
- the LOC111052061 gene encoding ATP-sensitive inward rectifier potassium channel 11, producing the protein MESQQFTEEEGQNYVSSSSDEALPAIVSEKIHLTNSNYDVSPRMRRRAILKDGYTNMFNSNVPLAGLTSITQDFFTFMMECRWRTLLLLFFTSFLISWLIFAALYWAVAFGHGDLRGYEELHDPSKEPCVTMMDDFISCFLFSMETQYSSGYGTRSPTTECPEAVFLVGFQSIFGALLQLSMSGIIFAKFARPKMRQQAIMFSEKAVISLRDRSLCLMFRVGDCRKSRLLGATLNARLLQHRVSAEGEKLPHYQHDLKLSVDSSGSNVFLLWPLTAVHRIDSTSPLYDISADDLASATFEIFVALSGTVETMGQDTEARTSYTATEILWGHRLVPLVKTCGRGYILDYSRFHTTFPVDTPRCSARQLYCCTHNYVLLNKGGLLGHVDGFLEQRKYYPQDDFSEKDNKFLDTKERGAPDKEVFLGNDEKFLEGRVGILEENDGFLPNQHESLDNRDRTLCNNSVLWSTNGLSANDRDVEDRLMDCNNQQLSTTEYPLSGNVHENLDKNILMRDDNRLSNNKDELQEISTGRDRILDRKNEYLGSKKALPVDVLLLDNRDVLLDRKGDRLLNNKDQYHNHNNHEFLGGKEGAEYREENERVQNLSNSCVPVRKFSTILKDGPERELHHSLISLHDRKQRTRLTTLSEDDLR; encoded by the exons ATGGAATCTCAGCAATTTACTGAAGAAGAAGGACAAAACTATGTCAGTTCCTCGTCGGATGAAGCTCTGCCTGCTATTGTGAGCGAAAAAATACATCTCACAAATAGCAATTACGATGTGAGTCCCAG aatGCGTCGTCGCGCCATTCTGAAAGATGGCTACACGAATATGTTCAACAGCAACGTTCCCCTGGCTGGACTGACGTCAATCACTCAGGACTTCTTCACATTCATGATGGAGTGCAGGTGGCGGACGCTGCTGCTTTTATTCTTCACGAGCTTCCTCATATCATGGCTGATATTCGCCGCACTCTACTGGGCTGTGGCGTTCGGTCATGGCGATCTAAGAGGCTATGAGGAGCTACATGATCCTTCCAA AGAGCCATGTGTGACAATGATGGACGACTTCATTTCATGTTTCCTCTTCTCAATGGAGACGCAGTACTCTTCAGGGTACGGTACCCGATCCCCCACCACAGAGTGCCCAGAAGCAGTATTCCTGGTCGGCTTTCAGAGCATATTTGGAGCCCTCTTGCAACTCTCCATGTCTGGTATCATATTCGCCAAGTTTGCTCGACCCAAGATGCGTCAACAGGCAATTATGTTCAG TGAGAAAGCTGTGATCAGTCTGAGAGACAGGAGCCTGTGCCTGATGTTCAGAGTGGGAGATTGCCGCAAGTCTCGTCTGCTTGGAGCAACACTCAATGCCAGGCTGCTACAGCACAGAGTATCGGCTGAGGGTGAGAAGCTGCCTCACTATCAACATGACCTCAAACTGTCCGTGGATTCTAGTGG atCGAACGTGTTCCTTCTTTGGCCTCTGACAGCTGTACACCGCATAGACTCGACCAGTCCTTTGTACGACATCTCGGCTGACGACCTAGCCTCAGCCACTTTCGAGATATTCGTAGCCCTGTCGGGCACAGTGGAAACCATGGGTCAGGACACGGAAGCCCGCACCTCCTACACTGCCACCGAGATCCTGTGGGGACACCGTCTGGTGCCACTGGTCAAAACCTGCGGTCGAGGATACATTCTAGATTACTCCCGGTTTCACACCACGTTCCCCGTCGATACACCCCGCTGCAGTGCTAGACAACTCTATTGCTGTACTCACAATTACGTGCTGTTGAACAAGGGCGGACTGTTGGGTCATGTTGATGGCTTCTTAGAGCAGAGAAAATACTATCCTCAGGATGATTTTtcagaaaaggataataaattctTGGACACTAAGGAACGTGGTGCTCCAGACAAGGAAGTATTTTTGGGAAATGATGAAAAGTTCTTGGAGGGAAGAGTTGGAATTTTGGAGGAGAATGATGGGTTTCTACCCAATCAGCATGAATCCTTGGACAATAGGGATAGAACCCTGTGCAACAATAGTGTTTTATGGAGTACCAATGGGTTATCAGCCAACGATAGAGACGTTGAGGATAGATTAATGGATTGTAATAATCAACAACTATCAACAACTGAATATCCATTATCGGGAAATGTTCATGAGAATCTGGACAAGAATATCCTAATGAGAGATGACAACAGACTTTCAAATAACAAGGATGAACTCCAAGAAATCTCCACAGGTAGAGACAGAATCCTGGATAGAAAAAACGAGTATCTCGGTTCAAAGAAAGCACTTCCAGTTGACGTTCTTCTTTTGGACAACAGGGATGTATTATTAGACAGAAAAGGAGATAGATTATTGAATAACAAGGATCAATATCACAACCATAACAACCATGAATTCCTTGGAGGAAAGGAAGGAGCTGAATACagagaagagaatgagagagttcAGAATCTGAGCAATTCATGTGTACCTGTCAGGAAGTTCTCGACGATACTGAAAGATGGTCCCGAAAGAGAGCTTCATCATTCACTGATATCGCTACATGACAGGAAGCAGCGAACGAGGCTAACGACACTATCGGAGGACGATTTGAGGTGA